The following are encoded together in the Iodobacter fluviatilis genome:
- a CDS encoding isocyanide synthase family protein, whose amino-acid sequence MIPPLKHDSVANTTKAILNILLRHRRELYPNARHQYLPQQEQIRRLVQTGETIQLTLPAFPCKSPNSDKVLGDLPDMAERMSLRFLKQLCDEIEKVYVAGARVLICSDGHVFGDLIQVNDSTINGYTAGLIDMINTEQISCIDIFQLGHVYHQVDFDTQRALLVEEWARPLPVLREEVTSNEYQNKLYRGITRFLLEDACLSVGMSKSALQRLSKTRALAVMQRSEAWGNLIAHHHPCTVRLSIHPQPPGSAKLGIMLLNATDTWVTPWHAVLVDSGNSTLLMKHREAKQIGNLVRENGRPSHYVIPNEYRC is encoded by the coding sequence ATGATACCTCCACTCAAACACGACTCCGTTGCCAACACAACCAAAGCCATTCTGAATATCTTGCTACGGCACCGACGCGAACTTTATCCCAATGCGCGGCATCAATATTTACCGCAACAGGAACAGATACGCAGGTTGGTACAAACCGGCGAGACAATACAACTGACATTGCCGGCATTTCCCTGCAAATCACCCAATTCCGACAAGGTGCTGGGTGATTTGCCAGATATGGCCGAACGCATGTCATTGCGGTTCTTAAAACAACTGTGCGATGAAATTGAAAAGGTTTATGTGGCTGGCGCTCGTGTGTTGATCTGTTCAGATGGTCATGTTTTTGGTGATCTGATCCAAGTGAATGATTCCACGATTAATGGCTACACCGCTGGATTGATCGATATGATCAATACAGAGCAGATTTCATGCATCGACATATTCCAGTTAGGTCATGTATACCATCAAGTTGATTTTGATACGCAGCGCGCATTGCTTGTCGAAGAATGGGCGCGACCGCTTCCTGTTCTGCGCGAGGAAGTAACATCTAACGAGTACCAAAACAAACTGTACCGCGGCATAACGCGATTCCTACTGGAGGATGCGTGTTTATCAGTCGGCATGAGCAAATCTGCCTTACAACGCCTTAGCAAGACACGAGCACTGGCCGTCATGCAGCGCTCGGAAGCGTGGGGCAATTTAATTGCGCATCATCACCCATGCACCGTGCGACTTTCAATTCATCCGCAACCGCCGGGTTCGGCCAAATTAGGCATCATGCTGCTCAACGCCACCGATACTTGGGTAACCCCATGGCACGCAGTGCTTGTAGATAGTGGCAATAGTACTTTGTTGATGAAGCATCGCGAAGCGAAACAGATTGGCAATCTGGTCCGAGAGAATGGACGGCCCAGTCACTACGTCATTCCAAATGAGTATCGATGTTGA
- a CDS encoding methyltransferase domain-containing protein: MPEQPKYILGSSDSERERLIRQSAAHEPEAVWLLDQIGVQPGWRAVDVGCGPLGILNLLSDRVGPSGAVVGLDNEPRMLEMGRHSVAELGLQNVQLMLGEAASSGLPRSYFDFAHARLVLINVPNPEEVLRETAALVRPGGVVAIQDVDWISWTCEPPHPKWDRLISILTAVRRARGLDVFIGRRVPGMLHKLGLVDVQMKAFAPIWRSGDLHQNLPIVFAGIHKEQIIEDRLCTEDELTDLMHVLSDHLSHRDTFVVYSLLFQTWGFKPVHNEQSAL; the protein is encoded by the coding sequence ATGCCTGAACAACCGAAATACATCCTAGGCTCTAGTGATTCGGAACGTGAGCGGTTAATCAGACAGAGTGCAGCGCACGAACCCGAGGCGGTCTGGCTGCTGGACCAAATCGGAGTGCAACCGGGCTGGCGCGCGGTCGACGTTGGATGCGGACCGCTTGGAATCCTCAACCTCCTCTCTGATCGGGTGGGTCCGAGTGGAGCGGTCGTAGGTTTGGACAACGAGCCGCGCATGCTGGAGATGGGGCGACATTCTGTTGCCGAACTCGGTCTGCAGAATGTGCAGCTAATGCTAGGGGAAGCGGCCTCAAGCGGTCTTCCGAGGTCATACTTCGATTTTGCCCACGCTCGCCTTGTGCTTATCAACGTGCCGAACCCCGAAGAGGTGCTCCGCGAGACGGCGGCACTCGTTCGTCCGGGGGGCGTGGTCGCTATTCAGGATGTCGATTGGATCTCCTGGACGTGCGAGCCACCTCATCCGAAATGGGATCGGCTGATTTCGATACTGACAGCGGTTCGACGCGCACGTGGGCTCGACGTTTTCATCGGCCGCCGCGTACCGGGTATGCTCCACAAATTGGGACTCGTCGATGTGCAGATGAAGGCGTTCGCACCAATATGGAGGTCCGGCGACCTGCATCAGAACCTCCCCATCGTCTTTGCTGGCATCCACAAGGAGCAGATTATCGAGGACAGGCTGTGCACGGAAGACGAGCTCACCGACTTGATGCACGTCTTAAGCGATCACCTGAGCCATCGCGATACTTTCGTTGTCTACAGCCTCTTGTTCCAAACCTGGGGCTTCAAGCCTGTGCACAATGAGCAATCCGCGTTATAG
- a CDS encoding catalase family peroxidase has translation MKFKSTIALGTLTSLCIGAALADEPSPAALVDALNGVFGRHAHMRASHAKGFCISGEFISSGAGAKLSSAKHLQANTITPMIGRFSIGGGNPNAPDNARNLRGLTLRFDIAGGERHDLLMISSPMFFARTPSEFVEFLAVRKPDPATGKPIKEKLDAFNAANPHTLLQAKYVASQPVPASYATIPYWAVSTFYLENSAHKKTAIRWRAEPVANQQGLSDEEAAARSKAFLADELTSRLENGPVEFQLYAMLAQKEDNLIDPTEVWPTTRKEVLVGNIRIKAQTAQACDTTTFIPTVLPAGMLPSADPTLPVRAAAYATSLGHRLSSPK, from the coding sequence ATGAAATTCAAATCAACGATAGCCCTTGGTACGCTCACTAGCCTGTGTATAGGCGCTGCACTTGCCGACGAACCCAGCCCCGCAGCCTTGGTTGACGCATTGAATGGTGTGTTTGGCCGCCATGCCCATATGCGTGCCTCACATGCCAAGGGATTCTGTATCAGTGGCGAGTTTATTTCTAGTGGCGCTGGTGCTAAATTGTCTTCAGCCAAGCATCTGCAAGCTAATACCATTACCCCTATGATAGGCCGTTTTTCAATTGGTGGTGGCAACCCAAATGCGCCAGATAATGCCCGTAATTTGCGCGGCCTAACGCTTAGGTTCGACATTGCGGGTGGTGAGCGGCATGATCTCCTGATGATTTCATCACCGATGTTTTTTGCCCGCACGCCCAGCGAGTTTGTAGAATTCTTGGCGGTTCGCAAACCAGATCCAGCTACAGGCAAGCCCATCAAAGAAAAGTTGGATGCATTTAATGCAGCAAATCCGCATACATTGTTGCAAGCCAAGTATGTTGCCAGCCAGCCAGTTCCGGCCAGTTACGCAACCATACCCTATTGGGCAGTAAGTACTTTCTACCTGGAAAACAGCGCACACAAGAAAACAGCAATTCGCTGGCGCGCAGAGCCTGTGGCTAATCAACAGGGCTTGAGTGATGAAGAAGCCGCAGCACGCAGCAAGGCGTTCTTGGCAGATGAATTGACCAGCCGACTGGAAAATGGACCCGTCGAGTTCCAGTTGTATGCAATGCTTGCCCAAAAGGAAGACAACTTAATTGATCCAACAGAAGTCTGGCCTACAACACGCAAAGAAGTATTGGTGGGGAACATTCGCATCAAAGCGCAAACAGCCCAAGCTTGTGATACGACTACCTTCATTCCTACTGTCTTACCTGCGGGCATGCTGCCAAGCGCCGATCCAACACTACCAGTACGCGCGGCAGCCTATGCGACTTCATTGGGGCATCGCCTGAGTAGCCCCAAGTAA
- a CDS encoding hemerythrin domain-containing protein, whose amino-acid sequence MRRDEKLIKLSREHYASLKLANSLASAPVHTISESLSQQVKTARIELSAHFKEEEETLIPQLLSYGEFALTNRLKIEHQQLLSLSGDETNSNALKQFGLLLKAHVRFEERELFTVLQAHWEAQP is encoded by the coding sequence ATGCGACGTGATGAGAAACTAATCAAGCTTTCTCGCGAGCATTATGCCTCGCTAAAGCTGGCGAACAGCCTAGCTTCTGCCCCAGTGCATACCATCTCTGAAAGTCTTAGTCAGCAGGTTAAAACTGCAAGAATTGAACTGAGTGCGCATTTTAAGGAAGAGGAAGAAACCTTAATTCCTCAGTTATTAAGTTATGGCGAATTTGCACTTACAAACCGGCTGAAAATAGAACATCAGCAATTGCTTAGCCTGAGTGGAGATGAGACCAACTCAAATGCACTCAAACAATTTGGTTTGCTACTGAAAGCACATGTTCGCTTTGAAGAGCGTGAATTATTTACCGTTTTACAAGCGCATTGGGAAGCACAACCGTGA
- a CDS encoding Rrf2 family transcriptional regulator codes for MTQHADYVLMVLIYLVANQHRLATIHERSTRFDVSRSHMMKVVNQLIRHGYVEGLRGKGDGLPLEGSLNEIGVDNVVRHMEHDLSLVETYRVRSCI; via the coding sequence ATTACTCAACATGCTGATTATGTGCTGATGGTTTTGATTTACTTGGTGGCGAACCAGCATCGCTTAGCAACGATCCATGAAAGATCGACGAGATTTGACGTTTCACGCAGCCATATGATGAAGGTTGTGAATCAATTAATCCGTCATGGCTATGTTGAGGGGCTGCGTGGCAAGGGGGACGGATTACCTTTGGAAGGTTCGCTAAATGAGATTGGTGTTGATAATGTTGTTCGTCATATGGAGCATGATCTGTCTTTGGTTGAAACCTATAGGGTCAGGTCTTGCATTTGA
- a CDS encoding YiiX/YebB-like N1pC/P60 family cysteine hydrolase, whose amino-acid sequence MKLPDLLFRRFASLLLLLTLTSPAQAVSSLQEFQTSIAELISIRTEAYRFAEQHQIIGNSATPKLNRQQSEQLRGIIQQYFAVRARLLPEVEHIAPCFALSAPIRLNIQKPSTTGLPELCTTAKSRMWAPSLNPYDEVGKKTLLDLERGLAAALVLMDSYQIAIAPYAQNAELRYLLNYDVKNTIQLDELIRQYRSGEVHAQLLLASNLVDQYFKMRSESSQTPDANEQYLYALSQSTVWYVNQRKSTRGNPLEITQFILEDFNQQRKVAQNILSFGLSFGFGQMVGLVQTRNGKLNRPDPSTLIQLESEMRPLDILLEKTPFRLTDKMIPGHYGHMALWLGSEAELKEMGAWDDIPAQWQEQVRKGKRIVEALRSGVTLSTLDHFMNIDDLLVLRDQRILSKDYQRNAAITAVQQLGKEYDFNFDVMTHERIVCSELAYVVFPDLDWPLAQTLGRYTISPDNVAQLAMGEMPIFSPIIMYRDGKREEDQLQEKLLALISRVKHSNEIINDARPSTQ is encoded by the coding sequence ATGAAACTGCCTGACTTGTTATTTCGCCGTTTTGCCAGCCTGCTGCTATTGCTCACGCTGACCAGCCCTGCTCAGGCGGTAAGTAGCCTGCAAGAATTCCAGACCAGCATTGCTGAGCTGATCAGCATCCGCACCGAAGCTTACCGCTTTGCCGAGCAGCATCAGATCATCGGCAATAGCGCCACCCCCAAATTAAACCGCCAGCAAAGCGAGCAATTACGCGGCATTATTCAGCAGTATTTTGCTGTACGCGCCCGCCTACTACCCGAAGTAGAGCATATCGCCCCCTGCTTTGCCCTGAGCGCCCCCATCCGCCTAAACATACAAAAGCCCAGCACAACCGGCTTGCCGGAGCTGTGCACCACTGCAAAAAGCCGAATGTGGGCGCCATCGCTAAACCCATATGACGAGGTAGGTAAAAAAACACTGCTCGATCTTGAACGCGGGCTAGCCGCGGCGCTCGTGCTGATGGATAGCTACCAAATTGCCATTGCGCCCTACGCGCAGAACGCAGAACTTCGCTACCTACTTAATTACGATGTAAAAAACACCATACAACTGGATGAATTGATCCGCCAGTACCGCTCAGGCGAGGTACACGCTCAGCTACTCCTCGCCAGTAATCTGGTCGATCAATACTTTAAAATGCGGAGTGAAAGCAGCCAAACACCTGATGCTAATGAGCAATATTTATATGCCCTGAGCCAAAGTACGGTTTGGTATGTGAATCAGCGAAAAAGCACCAGAGGTAATCCACTAGAAATCACACAATTCATTCTTGAAGACTTTAATCAGCAGAGAAAAGTAGCACAGAACATCCTTAGCTTTGGTCTAAGCTTTGGCTTTGGCCAAATGGTGGGCCTAGTGCAAACGCGTAATGGCAAGTTAAATCGCCCTGATCCCAGCACACTAATCCAGCTAGAAAGCGAAATGCGCCCACTGGATATCTTGCTGGAAAAAACACCGTTTCGCCTCACCGATAAAATGATTCCCGGCCACTACGGCCATATGGCGCTGTGGCTAGGCTCTGAAGCCGAGCTAAAAGAAATGGGGGCATGGGATGACATCCCAGCTCAGTGGCAAGAGCAAGTACGTAAAGGGAAACGCATCGTAGAAGCGCTGCGCTCTGGCGTCACCCTGAGTACGCTCGATCACTTTATGAATATTGATGATCTGCTCGTGCTGCGCGATCAACGCATATTAAGTAAAGATTACCAGCGCAATGCCGCAATCACCGCAGTGCAGCAGCTGGGCAAAGAATACGATTTTAATTTTGACGTAATGACGCACGAGCGCATCGTTTGTTCTGAGCTGGCCTACGTGGTCTTTCCAGATCTTGATTGGCCGCTGGCCCAAACACTGGGCCGCTACACCATTAGCCCAGATAATGTAGCCCAACTGGCTATGGGCGAGATGCCCATCTTTAGCCCCATTATCATGTACCGCGATGGCAAGCGCGAAGAGGATCAGTTACAAGAAAAATTACTTGCGCTGATCTCAAGAGTAAAACACAGCAACGAGATCATCAACGATGCTCGCCCTTCAACCCAGTAG
- the purF gene encoding amidophosphoribosyltransferase, with amino-acid sequence MCGIVGIVAKTPVNQLLYDGLLVLQHRGQDAAGIVTAEGLTLHMHKGQGLVSDVFRTRNMRSLMGNAGIGHVRYPTAGSASSLAESQPFYVNSPFGIVLAHNGNLTNDKQLKEDMYRTDLRHINTNSDSEALLNVFAHELSRRVTGPHLDAGTVFDAITAVHERVKGAYAVVAMIAGFGLVAFRDPYGIRPLCLGTHETPEGLEYIVASESVAHDVLGFKFERDIAPGEAVYVTFEGEFHSKQCHANPVLVPCIFEHVYFARPDTVIDGISVHEARLNMGENLADKVAAVIPKLDIDVVIPIPDTSRDSALQLANKLGLPYREGFMKNRYIGRTFIMPGQASRKKSVRQKLNPIAVEFRGKNVLLVDDSIVRGTTSRQIVQMVRDCGATKVYLASAAPPVMYPHVYGIDMPTRAELIATGRTDQQIADEIGVDAIIYQELDALIDACSKASAGKITSFETSCFDGKYITGDITPKYLDELEAKRLSPLSAKAGDVAESRLLDMNIGVGEQNLL; translated from the coding sequence ATGTGTGGCATTGTAGGTATCGTCGCCAAGACACCCGTTAATCAGTTGTTATACGATGGTTTGCTGGTTTTGCAGCATCGTGGTCAAGATGCTGCAGGAATCGTTACTGCGGAGGGGCTCACGCTCCATATGCACAAAGGGCAGGGCTTAGTGAGTGATGTATTCCGCACTCGCAATATGCGCTCTTTGATGGGGAACGCTGGGATTGGCCATGTGCGCTATCCAACGGCAGGCTCTGCCTCTAGCCTTGCAGAATCGCAGCCTTTTTATGTAAATAGCCCATTTGGTATTGTGCTGGCGCATAACGGCAACCTGACCAACGATAAACAGTTGAAAGAAGATATGTACCGCACTGATCTGCGCCATATCAACACCAACTCCGATTCTGAAGCGCTGCTCAATGTGTTTGCGCATGAGCTGTCACGCCGTGTCACAGGGCCTCACCTGGATGCAGGCACTGTATTTGATGCGATCACCGCTGTGCACGAGCGGGTAAAAGGCGCTTATGCAGTTGTGGCAATGATTGCTGGCTTTGGCTTGGTGGCTTTCCGTGATCCTTATGGTATTCGCCCGCTGTGCTTAGGCACGCACGAAACACCAGAAGGCCTTGAATATATTGTTGCCTCAGAATCTGTGGCACATGATGTATTGGGCTTTAAATTTGAGCGTGACATTGCGCCAGGCGAAGCGGTATATGTGACTTTTGAAGGCGAATTCCATAGCAAGCAATGCCATGCCAATCCTGTGCTTGTGCCTTGCATCTTTGAACATGTTTATTTCGCCCGCCCAGATACCGTTATCGATGGTATTTCGGTGCACGAAGCGCGATTAAATATGGGTGAGAATCTAGCCGATAAAGTCGCCGCTGTGATTCCAAAACTTGATATCGACGTAGTTATTCCTATTCCGGATACCAGCCGTGATTCAGCCTTGCAATTAGCCAATAAATTAGGTTTGCCATATCGCGAAGGCTTTATGAAAAACCGCTATATTGGCCGCACTTTTATTATGCCAGGCCAAGCTAGCCGTAAAAAATCAGTGCGCCAAAAGCTTAACCCAATTGCGGTTGAGTTTCGAGGCAAGAATGTATTACTGGTGGATGATTCAATTGTGCGTGGTACAACCAGCCGCCAAATTGTACAAATGGTGAGGGATTGCGGGGCAACTAAAGTTTATTTAGCCTCCGCTGCGCCGCCAGTGATGTATCCGCATGTTTATGGTATTGATATGCCTACGCGTGCAGAGCTGATTGCAACGGGCCGTACTGATCAGCAAATCGCTGATGAAATTGGCGTGGATGCGATTATCTATCAAGAATTAGATGCTTTAATTGATGCGTGTAGCAAGGCCAGTGCAGGCAAGATTACTTCATTTGAAACATCCTGTTTTGATGGCAAATATATTACTGGCGATATTACGCCAAAATATTTGGATGAATTAGAAGCCAAACGTCTATCGCCTTTATCCGCTAAAGCGGGGGACGTTGCAGAAAGCCGTTTATTAGATATGAATATTGGCGTGGGTGAGCAGAATCTGCTTTAA
- a CDS encoding CvpA family protein, translating to MTGFDYTVLGIMGLSMLLSVMRGLVQEVLALAAWVLAFWLASHYASVVAVWMPQSLPNDELRYLAGFILIFFVTWVASAMLRVTFNQFLQATGLKPMDRLFGAGFGLLRGFLLCLTLVLAAGFTSLPKQMIWRNAMFSPLFEEAAVMAKVWLPEALSARIHYD from the coding sequence ATGACAGGTTTTGATTACACAGTATTAGGCATTATGGGCTTATCCATGCTGCTGTCAGTGATGCGGGGCTTGGTGCAAGAAGTGCTGGCTTTGGCGGCTTGGGTGCTGGCATTTTGGCTGGCGAGTCATTACGCCAGCGTGGTCGCTGTATGGATGCCGCAAAGTTTACCCAATGATGAGCTGCGTTATTTGGCGGGGTTTATCTTGATCTTCTTTGTGACTTGGGTGGCTTCCGCCATGTTGCGAGTGACGTTCAATCAATTTTTGCAAGCTACCGGCTTAAAACCGATGGATCGCTTGTTTGGTGCCGGTTTTGGCCTATTACGTGGCTTTTTATTATGCTTAACCCTGGTTTTAGCTGCTGGCTTTACCAGCCTACCTAAGCAAATGATTTGGCGAAATGCCATGTTTAGCCCCTTATTTGAAGAAGCAGCCGTGATGGCCAAGGTTTGGCTGCCAGAAGCGCTGTCTGCGCGCATTCATTACGATTGA
- a CDS encoding SPOR domain-containing protein, giving the protein MLNRNTSEDLLQLKKRARRRLVGAITLVVFALIVLWTALDSTPPRNIAGSNSIEIISSSPALLQPVVKAAPEVALVDTAEVPVILTPQPELDPPLQESTPTPAPQYRVSSSTQSVLPGKLVSHQKKIVITPVPTPKPTPIAVADPQKILDGLDAMPSKSAAPAEKTLRDKRYFIQIGAYADGDKAAQVVSKLKAEGIPAYSEKVTTEKGALMRVRVGPVKDEAKAQSYLKKMGVLGLSGHLSSK; this is encoded by the coding sequence ATGCTTAACCGAAACACCAGCGAAGATTTGCTACAGCTTAAAAAACGTGCCCGTCGCCGCTTGGTGGGCGCTATTACCTTAGTGGTTTTTGCCCTGATTGTGTTGTGGACGGCACTTGATAGCACTCCACCACGCAATATCGCTGGTAGTAACAGCATAGAAATCATCTCTAGCTCTCCCGCTCTGCTGCAGCCTGTTGTAAAGGCTGCGCCTGAAGTGGCTTTAGTGGACACTGCAGAGGTGCCCGTTATTTTAACACCGCAGCCCGAGCTAGACCCCCCGCTTCAAGAATCAACGCCAACACCGGCCCCTCAGTATCGGGTGTCTAGTAGCACTCAGTCTGTTTTGCCTGGTAAGTTGGTGAGTCATCAAAAAAAAATAGTGATAACACCCGTCCCAACGCCTAAACCAACGCCTATTGCCGTGGCTGATCCCCAAAAAATATTAGATGGGCTGGATGCCATGCCTAGTAAGTCAGCGGCCCCTGCTGAAAAAACCCTACGTGATAAACGTTACTTTATTCAAATTGGCGCTTATGCCGATGGCGATAAAGCAGCACAAGTCGTCAGTAAGCTTAAAGCTGAAGGCATACCTGCCTATTCTGAAAAGGTAACAACAGAAAAAGGTGCATTAATGCGGGTTAGAGTCGGGCCAGTCAAAGACGAGGCGAAAGCACAAAGCTATCTTAAAAAAATGGGAGTGCTTGGCTTAAGCGGGCACCTATCTAGCAAATAG
- the folC gene encoding bifunctional tetrahydrofolate synthase/dihydrofolate synthase, which yields MPTPFDSLSLDAWLSYLEQLHPSAIDMGLTRVASVRDAMGLKPNFPVLLVGGTNGKGSVCTMLSSILHAAGYKVGTYTSPHLLHYHERVAINLQPASDADIVASFQAIEAARGEISLTYFEFGTLAAVQQFMAAGVDVAVLEVGLGGRLDAVNVFEPLASAVVNVGLDHQSYLGDTREAIGFEKAGIYRANKIAICADPEPPLSLMNEARRIGANLQLIGQDFGFEKQAEGQQWTWWNKNGVRRHALPFPALRGQYQLGNAAVVLALLDAVKDVLPIGIGDIKRGLLEVELAARFQVLPGRPAVVLDVGHNPHAAKVLRANLDSMGFYPVTHAVMGMMADKDIAGVVALLADRIDVWHLAAPQLPRAASPEQLAKIVSSLTPRAQINIYENIELAFTAACKLATESDRILAFGSFYTVAEVMATHER from the coding sequence ATGCCTACTCCGTTTGATTCCCTCTCTCTTGATGCGTGGCTTTCCTATTTAGAACAGCTTCACCCCAGTGCGATTGATATGGGGCTAACGCGCGTTGCCAGCGTGCGTGATGCGATGGGCTTAAAGCCTAATTTCCCTGTGTTATTGGTGGGGGGAACCAACGGTAAAGGCTCGGTGTGCACAATGTTATCGAGCATTTTACACGCGGCTGGATACAAAGTCGGCACTTACACCTCGCCGCATTTATTGCATTACCATGAGCGGGTGGCTATTAATTTGCAGCCTGCAAGTGACGCCGATATTGTGGCTAGTTTTCAAGCGATTGAAGCGGCACGTGGTGAAATATCCCTGACCTACTTTGAGTTTGGCACGCTCGCCGCAGTGCAGCAATTTATGGCTGCAGGCGTGGACGTGGCGGTATTAGAAGTGGGTTTGGGCGGGCGCTTAGATGCGGTCAATGTTTTTGAGCCCCTTGCTTCGGCGGTTGTGAACGTTGGCTTAGACCATCAATCCTACTTAGGCGACACGCGCGAGGCGATTGGCTTTGAAAAAGCAGGTATTTATCGAGCCAATAAAATTGCAATTTGTGCTGATCCTGAGCCGCCGCTGAGTTTGATGAATGAAGCACGGCGTATTGGCGCAAACTTGCAGCTTATCGGGCAAGATTTTGGTTTTGAAAAGCAGGCAGAAGGGCAGCAATGGACGTGGTGGAATAAAAACGGTGTGCGCCGCCATGCGCTGCCATTTCCCGCGCTGCGTGGGCAATATCAATTAGGTAATGCTGCGGTTGTGTTGGCCCTACTTGATGCCGTAAAAGATGTACTGCCGATCGGTATCGGTGATATAAAGCGCGGCTTGCTTGAAGTTGAGTTGGCCGCTCGTTTCCAAGTATTACCTGGCCGGCCTGCGGTGGTGCTCGATGTAGGGCATAATCCGCACGCGGCTAAAGTCTTACGGGCTAATTTAGATAGTATGGGTTTTTATCCAGTCACGCATGCGGTGATGGGGATGATGGCCGATAAGGATATTGCAGGTGTAGTGGCCTTGTTGGCAGATCGTATCGATGTATGGCATTTAGCGGCACCACAATTGCCGCGTGCGGCGAGTCCTGAGCAATTGGCAAAGATTGTCAGTAGCCTTACTCCTCGTGCACAGATAAATATTTATGAGAATATCGAACTTGCTTTCACGGCGGCCTGTAAGCTGGCTACAGAAAGTGATAGAATTCTCGCCTTTGGATCCTTTTACACAGTTGCTGAAGTTATGGCGACGCATGAGCGCTGA
- the accD gene encoding acetyl-CoA carboxylase, carboxyltransferase subunit beta has translation MSWLQKLLPPKIKIRTTVTKSGVPEGLWHKCPACSAVLYRTDLENNLEVCPKCDYHNAVAARRRLDILLDQEGRFEIGAEVKPLDVLKFKDSKKYSDRLSAAQEATGEDDALVVMQGAILNVPVVMAAFEFKFIGGSMGSVVGERFVRGVRVAIENNIPFICVSASGGARMQEGLNSLMQMTKTSAILTKLADKKLPFISILTDPTMGGVSASFAFLGDVVMAEPGALIGFAGQRVIEQTVRETLPEGFQRAEFLLEKGALDMVVDRREMRQKLAQLMTLLSKQPALN, from the coding sequence ATGAGCTGGCTGCAAAAACTGCTTCCGCCGAAGATTAAGATTCGCACTACGGTGACCAAGTCAGGTGTGCCTGAGGGCTTATGGCATAAATGCCCTGCTTGCAGCGCGGTTTTATACCGTACTGATTTAGAAAACAACTTAGAAGTATGCCCAAAGTGTGATTACCACAATGCGGTAGCCGCACGCCGCCGTTTGGATATCTTGCTCGATCAAGAAGGCCGGTTTGAAATTGGAGCTGAAGTCAAGCCGCTGGACGTGCTGAAATTTAAAGATAGCAAAAAATATAGCGATAGGCTGAGTGCGGCACAAGAAGCAACGGGCGAAGACGATGCACTGGTTGTAATGCAGGGCGCTATTTTAAATGTGCCGGTTGTGATGGCTGCATTTGAGTTTAAGTTTATTGGTGGTTCGATGGGCTCGGTGGTTGGCGAGCGCTTTGTTCGTGGCGTGCGGGTGGCTATCGAAAACAATATCCCTTTTATTTGTGTGTCGGCTTCAGGTGGCGCACGGATGCAAGAAGGCTTGAATTCGCTGATGCAGATGACCAAAACCAGCGCAATTTTAACCAAGCTGGCCGATAAAAAACTGCCTTTTATTTCTATTCTAACCGACCCAACAATGGGTGGTGTTTCAGCCTCCTTTGCCTTTTTAGGTGACGTTGTGATGGCAGAGCCTGGCGCGTTGATTGGTTTTGCCGGCCAGCGTGTGATCGAGCAAACCGTTCGTGAAACCCTGCCAGAGGGCTTTCAACGCGCAGAATTCTTGCTGGAAAAAGGCGCTTTAGATATGGTGGTTGACCGTCGTGAAATGCGCCAGAAATTAGCCCAATTAATGACACTCCTTTCTAAACAGCCTGCCCTTAACTGA